The genomic stretch GCCTCGCGCTCCAGCACCACCTGGACGATGGCCGCCGGAACCAGCGCGATGATGAGCCCGATGAAGGCCCAGACAGCGAGCGGCAGGGCATCCAGTTTCCGTTGCAGCCACGCCATCCCGCCCAATCCTCTCCCTGCCTGGCAGGCGCCCTGGTTCAGGCCGCCTTCGCCATCACCTCATCCGCCACGCGTTCGACGATGACGTCCACCTCAAGCGCCAGGGGGTCGGTCGGGTCCCCCAGAAATCCCCCACCGACGGGTACGGCCTGCTCCGGTGCGCGTGACACGCCAACGCGAATCAGGTTGCTGCCCGCGAGCAGGCCGTTGGTCGGATCATACTCCACCCAGCCGGCGCCGGGCAGATAGATGGCGCACCAGGCATGGGTGGCACCGCCGCCCTGGTGGCTGCCGGCGGCGTCGTCATAGAGGTAGCCGGTGACGAACCGCGCCGCGAGGCCGAGGCTGCGTGCGGCCTCCATCATCAGCAGCGCGAAATCCCGGCAGGTGCCGCTGCCCAGCGCGAGGGTCTCGGCCGGTGATTGCGTGCCTTCGGCCTCACGCGGGAGGTAGGTGAGCTCCGCCTGCACGGCGCGCGTCATCCGCTCCAGCATGGTCAGCGTCGCCACCGGCCCGTCACCCGTGCTGAAGCGCCTTGCCCAGCGGCCCACTTCACCCCCCGCATCGGGGTATTGCGGCTCGGTCAGGCGGCCGAGATCGGCGATTTCCTCGGGCCCATAGGCGAAAGGATAGCTGCGCGCCGCGGGGTCCAGCGTGGTGGAGGGCAGCGCGCTACCCGAGGGAAAATGCGTGAGATCGAGACGGGAGACGATGCGCAGCCGCGTGGTCCGCACATCCGCCGGCCAATCCAGCAGGCAGATGGAATTGCCGAACAGGTCATGCGCCCAGGTCACGGCACTGGGCTGCGGTTCGACCGCCAGCGTCGCCGCGTGCAGCCGCAGGTCATGGCTGTCCCGTGGGCGCAGCTGCAGGCGGTGGCGCATGAGGCCGACCGGGCGACGGTAGCTGTATTCCGTCATGTGGGTGATCTGGAGACGCGGCATGCGGCACACCTTTTCAGGGACTTGAAGCCGGTCGTGAACGCGTCACACGGCATGCGGTTGCGGGGGGCAGGCTCACGCCGGGGCTTGCGTGGCCGCTTTGCCATCCAGGCCCCAGAAGGCCGCGATATGCCGCGCCGCCGGAACGCCGACATCGAGAACCCAGGGGCCGGCGCTGCCAGCGCCCGCGCCGATGGGAAAGCCATGGCCCATGCCGGCGATGGTCCAGAGCTCAACCGCCGCCGCGCCACGCCGGCTCCAGACCCGGTGGCGGGTGGCCTCGGCGGGTTGCGTGTCGCTCGTCGGCTCCTCCAGGCAGCCATGCAGCGCGGACCATTGCGTGGCGAGGATTTCGGCGTTTTCCGGATCCACCGTGCGGTCCTTCTCGCCCTGCCAGATGGAAAGCCTCGGCCAGGGCTGCTGGCCGCGTGGCGCGGTGCGGGCCCGCACGCTGGCCACGAGCCCGAGGCGCGTGCGGAACGGGTCGGCGCGGTGCATCCGCAGCAGCGCCATGGGCGAGGTGCTGGCACTGCCCACCGGCATGCCCGCAACCACGGCCCCCCCGGCGAAGACGGCCGGATAGGCCGCCAGCATGGCCGCCGCCATCGCGCCACCGGCGGAAAGCCCCACGATGAAGACGCGGCGGGGCGATGAACCGAACCGGCGGATCGCATGGCGCACCATTTGGCGGATGGACATGCCCTCGCCCTGGCCACGGCGGACATCATCGGGCCGGTACCAGTTGAAGCACCGGCTGCGGTTGTTCGCGATGGCCTGCTCGGGCATGACCAGCGGGATGCCCAGGCTCTCCGAAAGGGCCAGCCAGCCGGCCTGGGTGGCAAAGGCGGCCCCATCCTGGCGGCAGCCATGCAGCACCAGGATCAGCGGCGCGCCGGCGGCGGGAGGCTTGCGCGGTTGATACACCAGCATGCGCAGCTCACCGGGGTTGGAGCCGAAATCCCTCACCTCGGCGACGCGGCCGCGCACGCCACCTGGCTCCGCCGGATTGGCCGCCGCAGGCCAGGCCAGCGTCATCAGGCGAACCGCCGCCTTGCCGAACTGCGCGGCGACGCCAATCGCCCCCAGCCGCCTGGCCGCCCGCGCCCTTGGCAGCGCGATGCGCTTGAAGCGACGCGACAATCAGCGCCCCTTCCTGGGCGGTGGCACGGAGACACTGCGCAAGGCGCGGGCCCAGAATCGGGTCACATCCTGGGTGGTGGCGG from Sediminicoccus sp. KRV36 encodes the following:
- a CDS encoding transglutaminase family protein, whose translation is MPRLQITHMTEYSYRRPVGLMRHRLQLRPRDSHDLRLHAATLAVEPQPSAVTWAHDLFGNSICLLDWPADVRTTRLRIVSRLDLTHFPSGSALPSTTLDPAARSYPFAYGPEEIADLGRLTEPQYPDAGGEVGRWARRFSTGDGPVATLTMLERMTRAVQAELTYLPREAEGTQSPAETLALGSGTCRDFALLMMEAARSLGLAARFVTGYLYDDAAGSHQGGGATHAWCAIYLPGAGWVEYDPTNGLLAGSNLIRVGVSRAPEQAVPVGGGFLGDPTDPLALEVDVIVERVADEVMAKAA
- a CDS encoding PHB depolymerase family esterase produces the protein MSRRFKRIALPRARAARRLGAIGVAAQFGKAAVRLMTLAWPAAANPAEPGGVRGRVAEVRDFGSNPGELRMLVYQPRKPPAAGAPLILVLHGCRQDGAAFATQAGWLALSESLGIPLVMPEQAIANNRSRCFNWYRPDDVRRGQGEGMSIRQMVRHAIRRFGSSPRRVFIVGLSAGGAMAAAMLAAYPAVFAGGAVVAGMPVGSASTSPMALLRMHRADPFRTRLGLVASVRARTAPRGQQPWPRLSIWQGEKDRTVDPENAEILATQWSALHGCLEEPTSDTQPAEATRHRVWSRRGAAAVELWTIAGMGHGFPIGAGAGSAGPWVLDVGVPAARHIAAFWGLDGKAATQAPA